The following are encoded in a window of Haemorhous mexicanus isolate bHaeMex1 chromosome 7, bHaeMex1.pri, whole genome shotgun sequence genomic DNA:
- the SFRP5 gene encoding secreted frizzled-related protein 5 yields the protein MPQAGIHPGSRGTALLALSLVLAGSLGGGQHYDYYGWQPESLPHGRFYGREPQCLDIPADMQLCRDVGYKRMRLPNLLEHETMAEAKQQAGSWVPLLAKQCHTDTQLFLCSLFAPVCLDRPVYPCRSLCEVVRDSCAPVMESYGFPWPEMLHCGKFPSDHELCIAVQFGNSKATPPPVSKICTQCEMEHKADGMMEQMCSSDFVVKMRIKEVTEENGERRLVAAQKKKVLKLGPLKRKDTKKMVLHMKNAVACPCPQLDSLSGSFLVMGRKVGGRLLLLAIYPWQKHNKEMKFAVKFMFSYPCPLYHPLLYGAGQH from the exons ATGCCGCAGGCGGGCATCCACCCGGGCTCCCGGGGCACGGCGCTGCTGGCCCTGTCGCTGGTGCTGGCAGGGTCCCTGGGCGGCGGGCAGCACTACGACTACTACGGGTGGCAGCCCGAGAGCCTGCCCCACGGGCGCTTCTACGGGCGGGAGCCGCAGTGCCTCGACATCCCGGCCGACATGCAGCTCTGTCGCGACGTGGGCTACAAGCGCATGCGGCTGCCCAACCTGCTGGAGCACGAGACCATGGCCGAAGCCAAGCAGCAGGCCGGCAGCTGGGTGCCCCTGCTCGCCAAGCAGTGCCACACCGACACCcagctcttcctctgctccctcttcGCCCCTGTCTGCCTCGACCGTCCCGTCTACCCCTGCCGCTCCCTCTGCGAGGTGGTACGTGACTCCTGTGCCCCCGTCATGGAGTCCTACGGCTTCCCCTGGCCTGAGATGCTGCACTGTGGCAAATTCCCCTCTGACCACGAGCTCTGCATCGCCGTCCAGTTTGGGAACAGCAAAGCCACGCCGCCACCAG TGTCTAAGATCTGCACCCAGTGTGAGATGGAGCACAAGGCGGATGGCATGATGGAGCAGATGTGCTCCAGTGACTTTG TGGTGAAAATGCGCATCAAGGAGGTGACGGAGGAGAACGGGGAGCGCCGGCTGGTGGCTGCCCAGAAGAAGAAGGTGCTGAAACTGGGCCCGCTGAAGCGCAAGGACACAAAGAAGATGGTACTGCACATGAAGAACGCAGttgcctgcccctgcccccagcTCGACAGCCTCAGTGGCAGCTTCCTGGTCATGGGCCGCAAGGTGGGCGGCcgcctgctcctcctggccatCTACCCCTGGCAGAAGCACAACAAGGAGATGAAGTTTGCAGTCAAGTTCATGTTCTCCTACCCTTGCCCGCTCTACCACCCCCTGCTCtatggggctgggcagcactAG
- the ZFYVE27 gene encoding protrudin yields the protein MQAVERDGAAGGPEGATGAAEAPPEPSPPKAAAAFDLLELVRSYRRLELYLEPLRDAAEGVRSLLRWQRPVCSLLVCLGLNFLLLTLGQAAWYSVLALLVAVPALLGYLQETCRARPSEPELVRRRYHSIRREDLRKVQLSRQEAIAQVKSFLIQLEGFLNGMCCSCEAVYRVLYWENPTVSSQFYGALLGTICVLYLLPLCWVLAILNSTLFLGNTQFYQVIMELKASVEQCVGSKPLESTPEPAEPLPPAAAPDRTPTPTSAEDLTPGSVEEAEEAEPDEEFKDAIEEDDESSQCSADFDLSLPDNGFMSKNEVIRSKVSRLTERLRKRYPSNNFGNCTGCAATFSVLKKRRSCSNCGNSFCSRCCSFKVPKAVMGATAPEAQKETVFVCSLCNQVLIK from the exons ATGCAGGCGGTGGAGCGGGACGGGGCGGCAGGCGGCCCCGAAGGAGCGACGGGAGCTGCTGAGGCCCCGCCGGAGCCGTCGCCGCCCAAGGCCGCCGCTGCTTTCGACCTGCTGGAGCTAGTGCGGAGCTACCGGCGGCTGGAGCTCTACCTGGAGCCGCTGCGGGACGCCGCCGAGGGCGTCCGCTCCCTCCTCCG GTGGCAGCGGCCTGTGTGCTCTCTCCTGGTCTGCCTCGGCCTCAACTTCCTCTTGCTCACCCTCGGCCAAG CTGCCTGGTACTCGGTGCTCGCCCTGCTGGTCGCGGTGCCGGCCCTGCTGGGTTACCTTCAAGAGACGTGCCGGGCCCGGCCCTCGGAGCCCGAGCTAGTGCGCAGGAGGTACCACAGCATCCGCAGAGAGGATCTGCGCAAGGTGCAGCTCTCGCGGCAGGAGGCCATCGCCCAGGTCAAGAGCTT CCTGATCCAGCTGGAGGGGTTTCTGAACgggatgtgctgcagctgtgaggcAGTGTACCGTGTGCTGTACTGGGAGAACCCCACTGTCTCTTCCCA GTTTTATGGGGCGCTACTGGGCACTATCTGTGTCCTCTACCTGCTGCCCCTTTGCTGGGTCCTGGCCATCCTCAATAGCACCCTCTTTCTGGGCAACACCCAGTTCTACCAAG TGATAATGGAGCTCAAGGCCTCCGTTGAGCAGTGTGTGGGCTCCAAACCCCTCGAGAGCACTCCAGAACCTGCTGAACCCctgccaccagctgctgccccagatcggacccccacccccaccagTGCAGAG GACCTTACCCCTGGCAGTGTGGAGGAAGCAGAAGAGGCAGAACCTGATGAAGAGTTCAAAGATGCAATTGAG GAGGATGATGAGAGCTCTCAGTGCTCAGCAGATTTTGACCTCAGCCTCCCAGACAATGGTTTTATGAGCAAAAATGAGGTGATCCGCAGCAAGGTGTCCCGCCTAACCGAGCGCCTGCGCAAGCGCTACCCCAGCAACAACTTCG GGAACTGCACGGGCTGTGCTGCCACCTTCTCTGTGCTTAAGAAGAGG CGGAGCTGCAGTAACTGTGGGAACAGCTTCTGCTCCAGGTGTTGTTCCTTCAAAGTCCCCAAGGCTGTGATGGGAGCCACGG cCCCGGAGGCTCAGAAGGAGACAGTGTTCGTGTGTTCGCTCTGCAACCAGGTGCTCATCAAGTGA
- the MARVELD1 gene encoding MARVEL domain-containing protein 1 produces the protein MARTAPPTVPPPPGPPARGSLSLHRAYLRSPLGLLRLGQLALGAAFWVTVAAHKYEGAAHFALFAAVLIWLLTLALFGLSLLGRWELVPWLGSRWLLTNLVHDLALGMGLYAAATGIMGHKAKQRSFCNLPGYSQHCLYSAYLSASICGGITACLYLFSGLYCLLRRCQDQRDII, from the coding sequence ATGGCCCGCACGGCTCCCCCGACAGTGCCGCCGCCCCCGGGGCCGCCGGCCCGCggctctctcagcctccatcGCGCCTACCTGCGGAGCCCGCTGGGCCTGCTACGCCTGGGGCAACTGGCTCTGGGCGCTGCCTTCTGGGTGACGGTAGCGGCTCATAAGTACGAGGGGGCGGCCCACTTCGCTCTGTTTGCCGCCGTCCTCATCTGGCTCCTCACCCTGGCCCTCTTCGGGCTGAGCCTGCTGGGGCGCTGGGAGCTGGTGCCCTGGTTGGGCTCCCGCTGGCTCCTCACCAACCTGGTGCACGACCTGGCACTGGGTATGGGGCTCTACGCAGCTGCCACTGGCATCATGGGTCACAAGGCCAAGCAGAGAAGCTTTTGCAACCTGCCGGGCtacagccagcactgcctgtaCAGTGCCTACCTGAGCGCCTCCATCTGTGGGGGCATCACTGCCTGCCTGTACCTCTTCTCCGGGCTCTATTGCCTCTTGCGGCGTTGCCAGGACCAGCGAGACATCATCTGA
- the AVPI1 gene encoding arginine vasopressin-induced protein 1 isoform X3: MGRAAVAGPRRGGAKRVRERSGHQAEPPPPVARAMGTPASVVSDSPGRAAPAARARKRASANIFQGVGLRELRSLFRSGGAERPEERAHLVWRYAGQRRMARALRRLQRQRTAQPGGGMAALRRFEHLRIAEKKLEGDCGAKTGSGSM; encoded by the exons ATGGGGCGCGCGGCTGTGGCGGGACCCCGGCGCGGTGGCGCGAAGCGGGTCCGGGAACGCAGCGGACACCAGGCGGAGCCGCCACCGCCAG TGGCCAGGGCCATGGGCACTCCGGCCTCGGTGGTGAGCGACTCTCCGGGACGGGCGGCGCCTGCAGCCCGCGCCCGTAAGCGGGCCTCGGCCAACATCTTCCAGGGCGTGGGGCTGCGAGAGCTGCGGAGCCTGTTCCggagcggcggggccgagcGGCCCGAGGAGCGCGCCCACCTCGTCTGGCGGTACGCGGGCCAGCGGCGCATGGCGCGGGCCCTGCGGCGGCTTCAGCGACAACGAACAGCCCAGCCCGGCGGTGGGATGGCCGCGCTACGGCGCTTCGAACACCTTCG GATCGCGGAGAAGAAGCTGGAGGGTGACTGCGGGGCCAAGACGGGCTCGGGGTCCATGTAG
- the AVPI1 gene encoding arginine vasopressin-induced protein 1 isoform X2 gives MGRAAVAGPRRGGAKRVRERSGHQAEPPPPGLCEGPLGSGQRRSESGSRQGPAPRAGRDRTCVPRPEPGRLPRSRAATPVRLAPCPASRTALNPTGPVPHWASAPDPGGGGPDRAARPEPDADYSVPAVARAMGTPASVVSDSPGRAAPAARARKRASANIFQGVGLRELRSLFRSGGAERPEERAHLVWRYAGQRRMARALRRLQRQRTAQPGGGMAALRRFEHLR, from the coding sequence ATGGGGCGCGCGGCTGTGGCGGGACCCCGGCGCGGTGGCGCGAAGCGGGTCCGGGAACGCAGCGGACACCAGGCGGAGCCGCCACCGCCAGGTCTGTGCGAGGGGCCGCTGGGTTCGGGGCAGCGCCGGAGCGAAAGTGGGTCACGGCAGGGCCCAGCGCCCCGAGCAGGGCGGGACCGGACTTGCGTGCCCCGGCCCGAGCCGGGGCGTCTCCCGCGTTCCCGGGCGGCCACGCCTGTGCGGCTGGCCCCCTGCCCGGCATCCCGGACCGCCCTTAACCCGACTGGCCCCGTTCCTCACTGGGCATCCGCGCCGGATCCCGGGGGAGGCGGGCCGGACCGGGCGGCGAGACCGGAGCCTGACGCCGACTATTCGGTGCCCGCAGTGGCCAGGGCCATGGGCACTCCGGCCTCGGTGGTGAGCGACTCTCCGGGACGGGCGGCGCCTGCAGCCCGCGCCCGTAAGCGGGCCTCGGCCAACATCTTCCAGGGCGTGGGGCTGCGAGAGCTGCGGAGCCTGTTCCggagcggcggggccgagcGGCCCGAGGAGCGCGCCCACCTCGTCTGGCGGTACGCGGGCCAGCGGCGCATGGCGCGGGCCCTGCGGCGGCTTCAGCGACAACGAACAGCCCAGCCCGGCGGTGGGATGGCCGCGCTACGGCGCTTCGAACACCTTCGGTAG
- the AVPI1 gene encoding arginine vasopressin-induced protein 1 isoform X1, whose protein sequence is MGRAAVAGPRRGGAKRVRERSGHQAEPPPPGLCEGPLGSGQRRSESGSRQGPAPRAGRDRTCVPRPEPGRLPRSRAATPVRLAPCPASRTALNPTGPVPHWASAPDPGGGGPDRAARPEPDADYSVPAVARAMGTPASVVSDSPGRAAPAARARKRASANIFQGVGLRELRSLFRSGGAERPEERAHLVWRYAGQRRMARALRRLQRQRTAQPGGGMAALRRFEHLRIAEKKLEGDCGAKTGSGSM, encoded by the exons ATGGGGCGCGCGGCTGTGGCGGGACCCCGGCGCGGTGGCGCGAAGCGGGTCCGGGAACGCAGCGGACACCAGGCGGAGCCGCCACCGCCAGGTCTGTGCGAGGGGCCGCTGGGTTCGGGGCAGCGCCGGAGCGAAAGTGGGTCACGGCAGGGCCCAGCGCCCCGAGCAGGGCGGGACCGGACTTGCGTGCCCCGGCCCGAGCCGGGGCGTCTCCCGCGTTCCCGGGCGGCCACGCCTGTGCGGCTGGCCCCCTGCCCGGCATCCCGGACCGCCCTTAACCCGACTGGCCCCGTTCCTCACTGGGCATCCGCGCCGGATCCCGGGGGAGGCGGGCCGGACCGGGCGGCGAGACCGGAGCCTGACGCCGACTATTCGGTGCCCGCAGTGGCCAGGGCCATGGGCACTCCGGCCTCGGTGGTGAGCGACTCTCCGGGACGGGCGGCGCCTGCAGCCCGCGCCCGTAAGCGGGCCTCGGCCAACATCTTCCAGGGCGTGGGGCTGCGAGAGCTGCGGAGCCTGTTCCggagcggcggggccgagcGGCCCGAGGAGCGCGCCCACCTCGTCTGGCGGTACGCGGGCCAGCGGCGCATGGCGCGGGCCCTGCGGCGGCTTCAGCGACAACGAACAGCCCAGCCCGGCGGTGGGATGGCCGCGCTACGGCGCTTCGAACACCTTCG GATCGCGGAGAAGAAGCTGGAGGGTGACTGCGGGGCCAAGACGGGCTCGGGGTCCATGTAG